A window from Bufo bufo chromosome 1, aBufBuf1.1, whole genome shotgun sequence encodes these proteins:
- the VSIG2 gene encoding V-set and immunoglobulin domain-containing protein 2: MTGVEQSPQRRLRSKAVDDLLSRIASLELTHKQTQAQAVAAELVEARTELKNLFNAKSAKLIFRSKFKAYAHGNKGNKLMSAMAKQRHADSFIPTILDAKAPSISPLQASQLVAPVSREEIDKVLSSIPSGWVYSVTVTSPEKIVVGKSSSTVVLPCLYSTTVGNQFVVEWKFLAGNGQSSKWQQIYYFSDGKTYKPGSQADRLTAVQNPPTSGVASIQLTNIAWSDNGTYVCEVNNPPDFSGSGSGIMQLSVLVPPTYPTCQSNGNTITGQDGTLTCSSTGNPPPIYSWSIVGAKTALLPGMMENEITGSLLLTNLSEPMSGTYRCTASNEMGQATCQVTISVSSAGEAGVVAGAVVGVLLALIVIAAILFYLLFYRKKRKDAPKSDHPGNEIREDAVSPMMSDEQRRPRDSHHSRGSQDRSENRARVV, translated from the exons ACTGCGCTCCAAGGCTGTGGATGACCTGTTGTCCCGCATAGCAAGTCTAGAATTGACTCATAAGCAAACCCAGGCTCAGGCTGTGGCTGCTGAATTGGTGGAGGCCAGGACGGAACTGAAAAACCTGTTTAATGCTAAATCTGCGAAGCTTATATTTCGCTCCAAGTTTAAAGCTTATGCCCATGGGAacaaagggaataaactgatGTCTGCCATGGCTAAGCAACGCCACGCGGATTCATTTATCCCCACAATTCTGGACGCAAAAG CTCCCTCCATTAGCCCCCTCCAAGCCTCTCAGCTAGTCGCCCCTGTGTCAAGAGAAGAGATTGACAAGGTCCTATCCTCCATACCATCAG GTTGGGTTTATTCTGTGACAGTGACAAGCCCTGAGAAAATAGTAGTAGGAAAATCCAGCTCCACCGTGGTCCTACCTTGTCTGTACTCCACTACCGTGGGTAATCAATTTGTGGTAGAATGGAAGTTTTTAGCCGGAAACGGCCAATCATCAAAATGGCAGCAG ATTTATTACTTTTCTGATGGAAAGACGTATAAACCGGGGTCCCAGGCAGACcgtctgactgctgtccagaacccCCCAACATCAGGGGTCGCCTCTATCCAGCTGACCAATATCGCATGGTCAGATAATGGCACTTATGTTTGTGAAGTCAATAATCCTCCTGATTTCAGCGGCAGTGGATCAGGCATCATGCAGCTGTCGGTCCTCG tTCCTCCAACTTATCCAACATGTCAGTCTAATGGAAACACCATCACAGGCCAAGATGGCACCCTGACCTGCTCCTCCACTGGTAACCCCCCGCCCATCTACAGTTGGTCCATAGTGGGCGCAAAAACTGCACTTCTGCCAGGAATGATGGAAA ATGAGATAACGGGATCCCTACTGCTCACTAACCTGTCTGAGCCGATGTCTGGTACTTACCGCTGTACGGCCTCCAATGAAATGGGACAAGCCACATGTCAAGTGACCATATCAGTATCAA GTGCCGGTGAAGCCGGGGTTGTGGCCGGTGCTGTGGTTGGGGTTCTCCTGGCGCTGATTGTCATCGCTGCGATTCTATTTTATTTGCTCTTTTatagaaagaaaagaaaggatGCCCCAAAATCTGATCACCCAGGAAATGAAATCAG GGAGGATGCTGTGTCTCCAATGATGAGTGACGAGCAGAGGCGTCCCAGGGACTCTCATCATTCCCGAGGATCCCAAGACAGAAGCGAGAACCGGGCACGGGTTGTGTAA